Proteins from a single region of Mycobacteriales bacterium:
- a CDS encoding glycosyltransferase has translation MTTVMKVAHYIDRWLDLSAGFVAAHVRNSRHRSVVISRQGWWHLEAYDLRPRYTLCHLRDRVPDRYKYAALRAQLGPLLALTRSELLHVHFGYAAPDVLDSVGSRPYVLSLHGQDVTGLVTEKPGYYDRVVGRVDAAIVPSRFLAAAAKAVGFTDEQIRVIPSGVDTEFFSPAPLPDGPPTVTYVGRLVEKKGLDVLLAAWPEVLADVPDARLRVLGDGDLAPLLADPPPSVTHLRPQVARRHDQVRDELRRASVVVTPSRTGRTGDAESLLLVNLEAGATGRPVVSTRHGGIPEYVEDGRTGLLVPEADPSALAAALIRLLRDRDLASRLGAAAIDHVAQWDVRRCTARVDALYEELPRRR, from the coding sequence GTGACGACCGTCATGAAGGTGGCGCACTACATCGACCGCTGGCTCGACCTGTCCGCCGGGTTCGTCGCGGCGCACGTCCGGAACTCGCGCCATCGGTCGGTCGTCATCAGCCGGCAGGGGTGGTGGCACCTAGAGGCCTACGACCTGCGCCCGCGCTACACGCTGTGCCATCTGCGCGACCGCGTCCCCGACCGCTACAAGTACGCCGCGCTGCGGGCGCAGCTCGGACCGCTGCTCGCGCTCACCCGTAGCGAACTGCTCCACGTCCACTTCGGCTACGCCGCCCCGGACGTGCTCGACAGCGTCGGCAGCCGCCCGTACGTGCTCTCGCTGCACGGCCAGGACGTCACCGGCCTGGTCACCGAGAAACCCGGCTACTACGACCGGGTCGTCGGCCGGGTGGACGCCGCGATCGTCCCGTCCCGGTTCCTCGCCGCCGCCGCCAAGGCCGTCGGGTTCACCGACGAGCAGATCCGGGTCATTCCCAGCGGCGTCGACACCGAGTTCTTCTCGCCCGCGCCGCTGCCCGACGGACCGCCGACAGTCACCTACGTCGGGCGCCTGGTCGAGAAGAAGGGACTGGACGTCCTGCTCGCGGCCTGGCCCGAGGTGCTCGCGGACGTGCCCGACGCCCGGCTGCGGGTGCTGGGTGACGGTGATCTCGCGCCGCTGCTCGCCGATCCGCCGCCGTCGGTGACGCATCTGCGGCCGCAGGTGGCGCGCCGTCACGACCAGGTCCGCGACGAGCTGCGGCGGGCGAGCGTCGTCGTCACGCCGAGCCGGACCGGCCGGACCGGGGACGCGGAGAGCCTGCTGCTGGTCAACCTGGAGGCCGGCGCGACCGGGCGGCCGGTGGTGTCGACCCGTCACGGCGGCATCCCGGAGTACGTCGAGGACGGGCGTACCGGGCTGCTGGTCCCCGAAGCGGACCCGTCGGCCCTCGCGGCCGCGCTCATCCGGCTGCTGCGTGACCGTGACCTCGCCAGCCGGCTCGGGGCGGCGGCGATCGACCACGTGGCGCAGTGGGACGTGCGCCGCTGCACCGCCCGGGTCGACGCCCTCTACGAAGAGCTGCCGCGCCGACGGTGA